ACAGTGATCAATTTATAACTATAAGCTATAAAAGTGATGATAAAGATTATACTTTAGAAATAAATGCACAAGAAAGTTCCTATAAAGTTAAAAGTGAAGATAAGCAGATATTTCCTAAATGATAAAATTCATAATTTAATATTTAATTGTAAAAATTGTTGAATGAGGAGAATAATTTTATGGCTGATAAAATTAAAAAAAGGGGATTTACTGTTATAGAACTTCTCTTAGTACTCAGCATATTTTCAATACTTTTAAGTTTTAGTCTGGTTAACTTAGGTACTTTTAGTAATCTTAAGAATAAGATAGATGTGGATCTTACTAATAACAATATTTTAGATTTTATAAATAAATCTAAAACCTACTGTAGGGACGAGAAAGAAGAGGGAGGATACATTTATTTTGATACAAAAAACAATGAAATAACTTTTAATGTAGAATTGGGCGAAATATTTAAGTTAAAGTTACCAGAAGGATTTGTATTAAACCGTGTAAGGGAGGATAACAGAATAAAAATAGATAACATGGGAATTACAGAGGATGCCTGCAGTATAAAATTTAAAGACAGGAAGGGAGAAATGCATTGCATTACTATGTGCGTGGGAACAGCTTACGTAGATATAAAGTATTAATTTGTGAACTAAAAAACTTTGTGGTAAAGATATTACCTAATAGGCAAAAGATACTCGTCAAAAGAGGATTCACACTAATTGAAGTGTTGTGCAGCATAACTATTTTCTCGGTATTATTTATGACTGCACTGTTTATTCAGGTAGATGCACTTAAAGTAAAAACATATAACGAAGAAATGAATAATTGCACTTTAGTTATGGAATATGTGAAAAATAGTATTATGTATAACTGCAGCTATGATAGTTTATTGAATTTAAGAACGAAGGAAAAAACATATATAAACTGCAGCAATTTAAAGGTTCAACATAGTAGGAACATAAATGTAACTACTATGTTTTCAGATGAAAAACCCTTAAAAGAACCTTACATAATTTTAAAGGTAACGGGTGAAAAAGTGCTAAGGGTAAATTTACAGCTCCATGCTAAAATGTATGGAAATATAAAGGTTGAGGAATGTGATTTTTATAAAGGAAATTATAAAAAATAGATTAGATGTAAAAAAAGGATTTACAATTATAGAAATGCTTATGGTTATAGCGTTGATAACGGCAATAACTACCACACAAATAATTGTTATATCAAAATATATGAGGCTACACAGAGAAGAAATAAATTATAGTAGAGAAAATTTTTATGTAAATGAAGCTTTTATAATAATTGAATATCAGATAAAAGCTGCAAAATACATAGATATAAAAAGCAATATGATAATTTTAAGGAGATATGATGATAAAGGGTATGATTATATAAAAAAGGACAGAAAATCTAGTATCATAATTTCTTATGGTAGTCCTGATTCTTCTAATGTAAATAATGTGTTAAAAAATGTTAAAAACTTTTATGTGGAAAGGCAGGGAAAAGTGTTCTACATATCTATAAATACAAAGAAAGGTAATTTGTATAGAAGATGTTTTGCGATGGAAAGAGAAAAGTTAAAAAAGGATTTATATTGATATATGTGCTTTTTATAGGGTGTATGTGTATTTTAATTTCTCTTGGATGTTACAGCATGGAAATGCACATTAGATCAAATAATTTAAATAGCCATAAAAAGTCTATTCAGGTGGATGTAACTGAAAAATACAGAGAATACCTTTTTACGGAGCTAAATGAGTATATAAGTAAAAGTTCATTTTGTGATGACAATGGAATAAAGAAATATATATCTTCTTTAGATAATTTTAAAATATATTTTGAAGAATGTTATATCTTCTATGACAAGAATACGGATTGCTTTAAAGTGGAGTATATTTTTAATGGTGAATTTTATAAAGAAGAAACTTATGAGTATGAAGTTAAAAATAGAGATATACTGTATAGTTGCATAGATTATTCTTTTAAGAAAGGTGGTTTAGAAAAGTGAATGAAAAAGCTATTTTAGAAATTAATAATAAAAATATAACATATAAAAAAATGGCCCAAAAACATTCTATATTCAATTTATTGAAGAAAAATAAAATAGATGAGAATGTTATTACTGTAAGTAAAATTGAGAACATAAAAATTGATCTGAAAAATAAGAAATTGTTTATATTAGTACATGGAGAAGAGATATATGTAACTGTTATGAAATTACCTAAATTGAAAAGTAAACTTCTCTACAAAGTCATAAGGGATGAATTAAAAAATAAATTTAAAAATCTAGATAATATAATGTTTTCATATGAAATAGTTAAATCTAGTAAATACAATTTAGAAGTAATGGTTTCTTGTATGAATTGGCATAACATGGATATAGCAAAAGTGTGTAGTGACAGTGGTGCTGATATTAAACAAATAGTACCAATTCAGTTTTATATGTGGTCAAAGCACAAAAACAGAATAAAAGATGAAAATTATATATTTATTTTAAATATGAATGATATTACATATTTCATGGCTTGCTATAGAGATAAGATTATATTGAATAATGTATATAAAGATATACTTAAAGATGATTTTTTAGAAATTTTAGAACAATTTAGATTTAAATTAAATATTTTAATGCCCAATTTTAACTTTGTCACTATAATCTTTGTGAATTTTATTTACAAAGATATAATGGAAAGTCTTTCTAGAAGTTATAAATGTAGAGACTTAGGGGATTTAAGATAGTTTACCTGAGTTATTGTTATAGAGTGTTATGAAATTAAAATAATGAAATTAAGAGGTAGTTTGGTACATGAAAAACTTATATTTTTTACCACAGTGGTGTATAGAAAAAGGAAAAACTAAAAAGAATAAAAGTCTTAAGTTACTTATTTTGATTATTTTAATAGTAAACATAATATTTTTAGATATACTTATCATAAATAGAAATCAATTAAATGATGTAGAAACTAGGTTGAAAGAACATAGTTCTGTAAAAAAGTTATCACATGATAAAAGCAGTACTTTTGAAAATTATTTAGATTTTTATAATTACATATATTTAGGAAGAAACTTTAAAAATGTAAATGTAGAAAATAAAAGTCTAGATTTAGATATTGAAGGAGATGAGAAAGAGTGTTTTTCAGTAATTAAGGATGCAGAAAAGTCAAATAAGTTTATAATTAAAAGTTTTAAGCTAATGGGAAATGACGGGGGAGGAAATAAACTTTGGAAAGTAAATCTAAAATTAAAATAAAAATGTTTTATAAGACTATAAGTTATTCAACTTTCACACATACCAAACTGTGAATTTAATTAAGGTGGAATATTAATAATGAATATGGTAAATAATATATATAGAATTATTATAATATTTTTAGTGTGCAGTTGTACTGTATTTTTAATAGAAAATTATAATGTGCTCAAAAGCATACAGAGTGAAAATGCTAAGCTTCAATTTGTAGAAAAAAACTTAAAAAATCAAATAAAAGATAAAGAACAAGTGAGTTGTACTGATATTTTGAGAAAACTAAAGTGTATAGAAGGTGTGCAGATAACTAATGTGGCAAGCAATAATGATGGAAAGCTAATCGTACAGTTTGAAGTAATAGGGAATCAAGCTGAAATCAAAAGTATTCTAGGAAAAGTTAAAAAAATTAAATATTTTAGTAACATAGATAATATTAAAATTGAACAGGATAAGTTTCAAGGGGTAAAAACAAAAGCAGATGTAAATTTTATCCGAAACTATTAATTCTTCATTCTTAACTATTAACTAAAAAATTACGTCGTAATTTTTTTATATTAAGTCAAAGCTTCATATTATGGATCGAAGCAAGCACACATTAATATTTGCAAATAATCACAAGTTTTGATAAAATAACATTGTTCACTATGATGATAGAATGATATTATTTTAAATTTTATTTATTAAAATAAGAATTTTATCATTTAAATTATTAGCTAAATTTGATTTCAAATTTAGCAGGGAGTAATCTGCCATAAATTAAAGTAATTATAAAGATATTATGCCCTGCTAAAATTTAGGGGGGTAATTTAAATGTTTAAAAAAAGAATTGAAAGATTGAGAGAGGCCATGGACAGCCAACGGTTAGATGCTGTTTTGTTGGTTGGAGATCCTAATAGAAATTATTTAAGTGGATTTACAGGAGATGAAAGTTTTTCACTTATAACTTTAGATAAAGCATTTTTTATAACTGATTCAAGATTTACTGAACAGGCTAAACAGCAAGTTAAGGATTATGAAGTTTTAGAATATGGTAAAAGCGGTTCTTTTGTAAAATTTTTATCGGACTTGATAGGCAAATTTAAAGTACATAGGCTTGGATTTGAGGAAAATATAGTTTCTTACAGCCAGTATGAACTTTACCATAGTAATTTAGATTGTGAACTTGTACCAATGAATGGAATTGTGGAAAAAATAAGAATTGTGAAAGATATGGAAGAAATAAATTCAATAAAAAATGCTGCAAAGATTGCGGATAAAGCTTTCGAGCACATGGTGAAATTCATAAAACCTGGTATGACAGAGAGAGAAGTTGGTTTAGAACTGGAATTTTACATGAAAAAGTTAGGAGCTAAGGATTTATCTTTTCCATCTATAGTTGCGTCTGGAGAGAGATCAAGTCTACCACATGGTCAGGCTACAGCAAAAGTTATAAAAAAAGGAGAATTCTTAACTTTGGATTTTGGTTGCATTTATGAAGAATATTGTTCTGATATGACAAGAACAGTTGTAATAGGTGAACCATCACAGAAAATGCTAGAGATATACAATATAGTATTGGAAGCTGAAGAACTTGCTTTAAAGGAATATAAACCAGAAATGCCAGCATCAAAATTAGATGCAGTTGCTAGAGATTATATAACTAGTAAAGGATATGGTCAGTACTTTGGACATAGTTTGGGTCATGGAGTAGGAAGAGAAATTCATGAGGCTCCTGTAATTGGATATAGAAATAATTCTAAATTAAAATCAGGAATGGTAGTAAGTGATGAGCCAGGTATATACATACCTGATTTTGGTGGAGTAAGAATAGAGGATTTGGTAATGGTAACTGCAAATGGAGGAGAAACTTTATCCAAATCACCTAAGAATTTAATATGCATAAATTAAGTTGTTAGTATTACTTTATTTATATAACATATTTATATAGCATATTATGTTGTATAATATTAAATATATAAAAGAAAGTTCTATGAAAAATTAGATAAAAATCAAAACTAGGTCGAATAAGAATAAGAAAGGGGTTAAAACCGTTAATCCAACACTGCTTTTAGAAGTGTTGAAATATAGGGTTAGTTATATCCGAATTTACGTCCCTGGAGTGTGTGACCAAGCGAAAGTAGCTTATAGTGAAATCGGGCACTATGAATGGGAAAGTAAGCTTAAAATCTTAGACAAATTTAATTAAGAGAAGAGTTTACATAACGGTATGTATATAATGATATCAGCAGGAGATTTAAGAAAGGGAACTACTTTTGAACAAGATGGACAAGTGTACACAGTACTGGATTTCCTTCATGTAAAACCAGGAAAAGGGGCAGCATTTGTAAGGACAAAACTTAGAAATGTTATAACAGGATCAGTTACTGATACTACTTTTAATCCAACTGCAAAATTGCAGGAGGCAGTTATAGAAAGAAAAGAAATGCAGTATTTATATTCAGATGGAGAATTGTATTATTTTATGGATCAGGAAACATTTGAGCAAATTCCATTAGAATATGAAAAGGTAGAGGATGCAATAAAGTTTTTAAAGGAAAATATGTTTGCTATAATTAAATTTTATAAGGGTGAAGCATTTTCTGTTGAAGCTCCAAATTTTGTTGAACTTCAAATAACTCATACTGAACCAGGAGTTAAGGGAAATACTGCTACTAATGTATTAAAACCAGCTACGCTTGAGACAGGAGCTGTTGTTCAAGTCCCTATATTTGTAAATGAGGGAGAAACTATAAGAATTGACACTAGAACTGGAGAATATATGGAAAGAGTTTAGCCAATACTAATGGTAAAATAACTTTAAGGATGTGGTATTGTGAATTCTATTATATCTAAAGTATCCTATCTAAATGGTCTAGTAGATGGACTAAAAATTGATAAAAGTACTAATGAAGGAAAAATGCTAATAGAAATTGTTAATGTACTTAAAAGCATGGCAGAAGAAATTGATGATATGTCCAGAGCTCAAAAAGATATGGAAGATTATGTGGATGCCATGGATGAAGATTTAGCGGATTTACAAGACAACTTATATGATGATGATTATGAAATCTGTAAGTGTAAGGATGAAGGAGAAAACTTTACTGAAATACAGTGTCCAAATTGCAATGATGCCGTATATGTAGATAAGGATATATTAGAACAACGAGAAGAATTAACGTGTCCAAATTGCCATAGTAGTATTCCTATTAAGGATGAACTTAAGAAAAGTAAATAAGCAGTTTTAAATCCTATTGAAGTTTATAACTTCGATAGGATTTTTTTATTTTATTTCTATTTATGTGGAATAATTTTTACATAATCAAAATAGGAATTAATATAAAGAAATAAAGGAGATGAGAGAGATAGATACTAAAGAAATTTTAAACATTATACCTGAAAATTTAAAAATTGCCATAGGTGATTTAATAGAATCCCCTAATTTACAAGAGATAAGGATAAGGGCGGATAGGCCTTTGATACTTCAGTTAGGTGAAAGGGAAATTGTATGTAAATATATTCCTAAATTAGAAGATATAAAGACAATAATTAAAAGGATGAGTAATTATTCTATATATGCTTTTGAAGAAGAAATTAAGCAGGGATATATAACTATTAAAGGTGGACATAGAGTAGGAATATGCGGAAGATGTGTTATGGAGAAAGATGAAGTTAAAACCATAAAGGATATCGCATCTTTTAATATCAGAATATGTAGGGAAATAGTTAATTGTTCGGATTCAATAATCAAATTCATTTCAAAAGGAAATGAAATAATAAACACCATAATAATTTCACCTCCTAAATGTGGAAAAACTACTTTAGTAAGAGATATTGTAAGAAATATTTCACAGGGTGTTAAAAACATAGGACTTACGGGAAAGAAAGTATCTGTTATAGACGAAAGAAGTGAAATAGGAGCTTGTTTTAATGGAGTTCCCCAGTTAAATGTTGGCATCAGAACAGACATATTAGATGGGTGTCCCAAAAGCCAGGGAATAATAATGGCAATAAGGAGCATGTCTCCAGAAGTTATAGTCTGTGATGAAATAGGAACTTACAAGGATATGGATAGTATTGTGACTGCTTTAAATTCAGGGATAAGTCTAATTATAACTATTCACGGCTATGGAATAGAGGATTTATATAACAGGCCTGTTTTTAAAGAAATAGTTGAAAATAAGGTATTTAACAGGGCTATAGTACTTAGCAATAGAAAAGGTGCAGGAACAGTGGAATATATATATGATTTCCCTAAAAATTCAGTAATATGGAGGGGATAAAATGTTAAAGCTTTTAGGATGTATTATGGTAATATGTGCTTCCACTGGAATTGGATTTATATGGGGAGAAAATTTGAAAGGCAGAGTTAGACAACTGAAGGAAGCACAAAGATGTATCAACCAACTTCAAAACGAAATAATATACACACACACACCATTACCAGAAGCTATTTTAAATACAGCATCTAAAAGTGTAAATCCTATTAAAGATGTGCTTGAAGAAATATCTCATATTTTAGAAGAAAATTCTGTTGACAGTGTATATGAAGCTTTTAATATGACATTTAAAAAGAAGAAAGATGTTCTAAATTTGAAAAATGAAGATATAGGGGCACTGATAGATTTATCTAAAACACTTGGGGAATCAGATATAGAAGGACAGAAAAGAATGTTTTCACTTGCCCTAGAAAATATAAAAAATCAAATTGAAATTTCAGAAATTTCAATGAATAAAAACTTGAAAATGTACAGATGTCTTGGATTTTCTTTAGGTGCAGTGGTGGTGATAATTTTAGTCTAAACTGCAGGTACACATTAATTAAATTTCTTATAAGAAATGAAAGGGAGAGATAATTAAATGATGGACATAAGCTTAATTTTTAAAATAGCAGGAGTGGGTATGATTGTCATACTCATAAACAAAGTTTTAGAAGCCAGTGGGAAAGGTGATTATGCAGTGGTGACCAATTTAGCAGGAATTTTAATTGTCCTCATGATGGTAATTAATTTAGTAAATAAATTATTTACCACAGTCAGAACTATGTTTCAACTTTAGGAGAAAGTTATGGAGATAATTAAGGTAGTAGCGTTTGCTTTTATAGCACTGTTTTTAGTACTTCTATTTAAAGGAAAAAGAGATGACATAGCAGTTTATATAAGTATAGCTGCAGGAATAATTATATTCCTATTTATGATAGCAAAGATAACGGCAGTACTTCAGTTTATTCAGCAATTAGCTGCTAAGGCAAATATAGATTTTATTTATTTAACCACTGTATTTAAAATAATTGCTATTGCATATTTAGCTTCTTTTTGCAGTGAAATATGTAAAGATGCTGGACAAGGAAATTTAGGAGCAAAGGTTGAATTTGCAGGTAAAATATTAATTTTAGTACTTGCAATTCCTATACTTATGGCTGTTCTTCAGTCAATTTTAAAGATTATGTAGGTGTTAATATGAAAAAGATTATATTGGGTTTAGTTATAGTTTTATTAATAGGCTTTAATGTACAAGCTTTTGACACCAGCAGCGGAGAAACAAATGTGCAGAATCAAATTAAAATAGAAAATAGTAATGACAGTAGTGTACAGGATGACAAATATAATAAAACTCAAAATGAACAAAGCGAATCTGAAAAAGAGCAGATAGAAAAATTTTATGATTATATATCTAATATGAAGACAAAAAATGAAGTTCTTAAGGACATAGATGTAAGAGATTATGTGAAAGGTTTTCTGAAAACTGGGTCAGGAAATACATCTTTAAAGAAAATTATACGTGCACTTGCAATGTATGGGGTGAGAGAGGTAGCGGCTTCATTAAAACTTTTAGTACTTTTGATAGTAATTTCACTTATATGTGCATTACTTACTAATTTGCAGAGAGCTTTTAATGGAGAACAGTTATCTAATATAGCCTATTTTGCATGTTACTCACTAATAATAATAATAATGGCCAGAAGTTTTTATATAAGTGTGGATATTGCTAGATCTACTATAAAAGAAATGACTGATTTTATGGTTGCTTTAATACCTATACTTATAACTTTGGTGGCTGCAGTTGGAGGATTTGTAGAAGCATCAATTATGGATCCTATTGTAATAGGTGCTATAACTATAAGTGCCAATTTATTTATGGATGTAATAATTCCTATAATATCCATGTCTTTTGTACTTCAGTTTGTAAATAACTTATCTTCTGAATATAAAATAGACAAACTTACCAAACTATTAAATCAGATAGCACTTTGGGCACAGGGAATTATAATGACTGTATTTATAGGAATTATAACTGTAAGAGGGATAACTTCTAAGACTATTGATGAAGTTACAGCAAAAACTGCTAAATTTGCAGTGGACAATTTTGTGCCTATAGTTGGGAAAAGTCTTTCAGATGCTGTATCTACTGTAGCAGGATATTCTATTTTACTAAAAAATTCGTTAAGCAGCTTGGGACTTGTAATTATTGTAGCAATATTGCTGTTTCCAGTAATAAAACTTTTGATTATTGTAGTAGCATATAAGCTTACTGCAGCTCTAATAGAACCTATAAGTGATGGAAGGCTTGTAAACTGTATAAACTCTGCAGGAAGCTCCATTGTACTTATAATGGCATGCCTCATATGTGTATCTGTTATGTTTTTCATAATGATATGTATAATAGCTGCAGCAGGAAAAATTACAATGTGAAAGAGAGGAATACAATATGATTCAATCTTTAAAGGAGTGGCTGATAAACATATGTACTGCACTATTTTTTATTACAGCTATAGAAATGATATTGCCGGATAATAGCATGAAGAAATATTGCAAATTTGTATTGGGACTTATTTTGATTACAGTATTCATTAATCCAGTAGTAAAAATATTCAATAAAGATTTTGATATAAATCGGTATACTGAAAATGCTATAGAGAGTTTTGAAAAGGGATTTAATAGTAAAAGTCAATTAAACCAATTTAATGATTACAAGAAAAAAAACATGAAAGATACTATTGAAACTTTTAAAATGAATCTTGAAACTAAGTGTGAAGAAAGTCTTAAAGAAAAATATCCAGATGAAAGTTATAAAGTAAAAATAGATGCAAATTATGATGAACAAAATAATAGTGTATGCATAAAAAATGTAAATGTTCAAGTTAAAGATGGAAGTGTGGAAAAAATAAAAAAGGTTGATATAAATACCAAAAGTGCTTCTGTCAGCAATTTGGATTCTGGAGATGACGATAAAAATGTAAAATTAAAAACTTATTTAAGCCAGGAATTAAATGTATCTAAAAACATTATACATGTAAATTCTTAGTTGGAGGAGTTAGTATTATGAATTTAAAAAAGTGGTTAAAGGAGCTTTTTAATAATAAGAAGGTATCTAATGACAAAAAAAATATTTTTAATTTGGCTGTATTATTTTTGCTAGGAGTACTTATAATTGTTACAATAAGTTTTTTTAAAAACTACAATAATGAAAGCAGTGTAAATACTTCTAAAAATTTAAATGATGACAGTAGTAAGAGTAATAATCAGCAGAGTTCTGCAGCTTCCAAACAAAGTAAGACTGAGGATTATGAAAAGTCAATGCAGGATAATTTGAAAAATACTCTAGAAAAAATGGATGGGGTAGGCAAAGTGGAAGTAATGATAAACTTTGAAAGTGGGGAAGAGAGTGTACCGGCAGTGAACATAACTGATTCAACGAATAATACAGAAGAAAAGGATACTGAAGGTGGTACAAGAAACACTACCCAAAAGAACAATGGGAGTACGGTGGTTGTTACAAATGACGGCAGCAAATCACAACCGCTTATAGTTAAGACATATAATCCTAAAGTTTCAGGTGTGTGTGTTGTAGCTGAAGGAGCTGAAAACAAAATAACTCAACTCAGAATATCAAAAGCTATAACAGATTTGTTTGGCATATCGGAAGATAAGGTAAATGTATATCCTATGAAAAAGTAGTATATAAGTATATTTTTTAGCATATAATTCTTTAGAAGATAAATGGGGGGAGTTAAAATGAATAAAAAACAAGCTGTAATTATTGTGACTCTTTTAGCTTTAATTGTTTGTGTGGGAGTAGTTGCTACAAAGTTAAACAGTCCTATAAATTATGTAAATGGTGTTGACAATGGAAGCGGTAAGAGTGCAGTATCTTTTAATAGCAGCGATAATAAGAGTTCACAGGATAAGAGTACTCAAGCAAAAAGTACTCAGTCTAAAAGTGAGCAGTCGCAATTCTTTGAGGAGACACGGCTTACAAGGGATCAAAAAAATGCAGAAACTCTTCAAACTTTGAAAAGTCTTATAGATGACAAAAATGTTTCTAACCAAAATCGTTCTGATGCGGAAAAAAAATATACTGCATTGGCTATGAATACTAATTATGAATTGAAAATAGAAAATACTCTAAAAAGTAAGGGATATAAAGATGTTATATGTTCTATAGAAAACAACAAGGCAAGGGTAATAGTTAAAGGTAAGAATAAATTGGAAGATAAGGATACAAGACAGATAAAAGATGTAGTTATGAGTATTTCAAACATTCAGGAAGTTGAAATCGAGGTAAAACAAGGTTAAAACAAAGTGAAGCAATTACATAAATAAATTAATTGTAAAAAAAATATCCATTTGATATAATGTATGTAATGTGAGTCTTTCGATGATGTAAAAATCTAGGAGGTGAAACAATGGAGGAAAATACAAATAACGAAATTGATATGGGTATTGTAAAAATATCTGATGAGGTTGTAGGTGTAATTGCAGGTCTTGCTACTACTGAAATAAAAGGTATAGTTGGGATGAGTGCCAGTCTTGTAGGTGGAATTACTCAAATACTTACAGGAAAGAAAAACTTATCTAAAGGTGTTAAAGTGAGTGTAGGAGAAAATAGTGCAGCAATAGATTTATATGTAGTAGTAGAATACGGAGTAAGAATTCCTGATGTAGCACTTAAAGTTCAGGAAAATGTAAAGAGAGCAGTTCAATCTATGACAGGATTAGATGTTTCAGCTATAAACATACATGTGCAAAATGTTATGATTCCTAAAACAGAAGAGAGCAATGATAATATAGAAGAAGAGCAATAGTGTGCACCCTCTGGATTCAGAGGGTGTTTCTATTTACAGATATATTTGTATACTTGAACTAGTGTACTAGTTTAAGTATAATTATATCTGAAATGACAATAATTATTTTTAGAAGAGTATATATCCAAGTAGGAGGAAAATATGAATAGAAAAAAATCCAGAGAGTTGATAATGAAATTATTATTTGAAATGAGTATAAATAGAGAAGATTTCAAGAGTGTTTTAGCAGACTTAGAAGATAATTTAGAAAAAAAAAATGAGAGCAAAGAAACTGATGGTGCCGAGGAAGTTTACAGTGAAAATGTTGATAAACTAAAAAATGTTGATATGGAATATGTAAAAAGGGTTGTAAAGGGAATAGAAGAGAATAAGGATAGTTTAGATAAGGACATTGAAAAATATCTTAGAAATTGGACGTTAAACAGACTGCCCAAAGTTGATGCTGCAATACTAAGAATTTGCACATATGAATTTTTATATGAACAGGATATTCCTGAAAAGGTATCTATAAATGAGGCTATAGAACTTGCTAAAAAGTATTCTTCCGAAAAGTCTGCACCATTTATAAATGGTGTGCTTGGAAATATGATAAAAGACAAAAGCATAAGTAAACAGTAATTACAAATTAAACGCAAGGGGTTAAATAATATGTATATTAAAACATTAACTGTGTCTGATATTAACAATTATATAAAAAAGACTTTAGATAATGATTTTATACTTGCTAATTGTTCTATTAAAGGAGAAGTATCTAATTTGAAATTACATACAAGCGGACATATATATTTTTCCCTAAAAGATAAATTTAGTAAGATAAACTGCATTATGTTTAGAGGAGACGCCGGTAATTTAAATTTTATACCTGAGGATGGTATGAAAGTAATAGTTAAAGGAAGGGTGTCTCTATATGAAAAGGAAGGGTTATATCAGCTTTATTGTAATGAAATGAAACCAGATGGTATGGGAGAGTTGTATTTAGCCTTTGAAAAGTTGAAGGTAAAATTAGAACAAAAGGGATTGTTTGATGAATCACATAAAAGAAAAATACCTACTTATGCCAGAAAAATAGGTGTAATTACTTCTTCTACAGGAGCTGCGGTTAAGGACATAATAAATGTAACTAAAAGAAGAAACAAAAAGGTAGAACTTTTGATTTATCCATCATTAGTTCAGGGGGCAAATGCTAGCAGCGATGTGATAAAAGGAATTGAAACGTTAAATTCTATAGAAGATGTAGAACTTATAATTATAGCAAGAGGAGGAGGGTCCATAGAAGAACTTTGGTGTTTTAATGATGAAAAATTAGCAGAGGCAATTTATAACTCAAAGAAGCCCATAATAACAGGAGTTGGACATGAGATTGACTATACTATAGTGGATTTTGTATCTGACAGAAGAGCACCCACACCTTCTGCGGCAGCAGAGATTG
The genomic region above belongs to Clostridium sp. AWRP and contains:
- the nusB gene encoding transcription antitermination factor NusB, whose product is MNRKKSRELIMKLLFEMSINREDFKSVLADLEDNLEKKNESKETDGAEEVYSENVDKLKNVDMEYVKRVVKGIEENKDSLDKDIEKYLRNWTLNRLPKVDAAILRICTYEFLYEQDIPEKVSINEAIELAKKYSSEKSAPFINGVLGNMIKDKSISKQ
- the spoIIIAE gene encoding stage III sporulation protein AE gives rise to the protein MKKIILGLVIVLLIGFNVQAFDTSSGETNVQNQIKIENSNDSSVQDDKYNKTQNEQSESEKEQIEKFYDYISNMKTKNEVLKDIDVRDYVKGFLKTGSGNTSLKKIIRALAMYGVREVAASLKLLVLLIVISLICALLTNLQRAFNGEQLSNIAYFACYSLIIIIMARSFYISVDIARSTIKEMTDFMVALIPILITLVAAVGGFVEASIMDPIVIGAITISANLFMDVIIPIISMSFVLQFVNNLSSEYKIDKLTKLLNQIALWAQGIIMTVFIGIITVRGITSKTIDEVTAKTAKFAVDNFVPIVGKSLSDAVSTVAGYSILLKNSLSSLGLVIIVAILLFPVIKLLIIVVAYKLTAALIEPISDGRLVNCINSAGSSIVLIMACLICVSVMFFIMICIIAAAGKITM
- the spoIIIAD gene encoding stage III sporulation protein AD is translated as MEIIKVVAFAFIALFLVLLFKGKRDDIAVYISIAAGIIIFLFMIAKITAVLQFIQQLAAKANIDFIYLTTVFKIIAIAYLASFCSEICKDAGQGNLGAKVEFAGKILILVLAIPILMAVLQSILKIM
- the spoIIIAF gene encoding stage III sporulation protein AF, which translates into the protein MIQSLKEWLINICTALFFITAIEMILPDNSMKKYCKFVLGLILITVFINPVVKIFNKDFDINRYTENAIESFEKGFNSKSQLNQFNDYKKKNMKDTIETFKMNLETKCEESLKEKYPDESYKVKIDANYDEQNNSVCIKNVNVQVKDGSVEKIKKVDINTKSASVSNLDSGDDDKNVKLKTYLSQELNVSKNIIHVNS
- the spoIIIAG gene encoding stage III sporulation protein AG, with the protein product MNLKKWLKELFNNKKVSNDKKNIFNLAVLFLLGVLIIVTISFFKNYNNESSVNTSKNLNDDSSKSNNQQSSAASKQSKTEDYEKSMQDNLKNTLEKMDGVGKVEVMINFESGEESVPAVNITDSTNNTEEKDTEGGTRNTTQKNNGSTVVVTNDGSKSQPLIVKTYNPKVSGVCVVAEGAENKITQLRISKAITDLFGISEDKVNVYPMKK
- a CDS encoding SpoIIIAH-like family protein, whose product is MNKKQAVIIVTLLALIVCVGVVATKLNSPINYVNGVDNGSGKSAVSFNSSDNKSSQDKSTQAKSTQSKSEQSQFFEETRLTRDQKNAETLQTLKSLIDDKNVSNQNRSDAEKKYTALAMNTNYELKIENTLKSKGYKDVICSIENNKARVIVKGKNKLEDKDTRQIKDVVMSISNIQEVEIEVKQG
- the xseA gene encoding exodeoxyribonuclease VII large subunit, with product MYIKTLTVSDINNYIKKTLDNDFILANCSIKGEVSNLKLHTSGHIYFSLKDKFSKINCIMFRGDAGNLNFIPEDGMKVIVKGRVSLYEKEGLYQLYCNEMKPDGMGELYLAFEKLKVKLEQKGLFDESHKRKIPTYARKIGVITSSTGAAVKDIINVTKRRNKKVELLIYPSLVQGANASSDVIKGIETLNSIEDVELIIIARGGGSIEELWCFNDEKLAEAIYNSKKPIITGVGHEIDYTIVDFVSDRRAPTPSAAAEIAVFNLEETLQKLNNYKNRLYTGAKDKIKDEKNRLNFLKKTLVLNSPLVYIANQYNNVDKLKELLNFKLNVKINEKKEKLAKINALLSAHNPLNILNRGYSIIEDDENNVINSIEELNKKDKIKVTMKDGTSKFKLIHY
- a CDS encoding Asp23/Gls24 family envelope stress response protein; the protein is MEENTNNEIDMGIVKISDEVVGVIAGLATTEIKGIVGMSASLVGGITQILTGKKNLSKGVKVSVGENSAAIDLYVVVEYGVRIPDVALKVQENVKRAVQSMTGLDVSAINIHVQNVMIPKTEESNDNIEEEQ